The following are encoded together in the Roseivirga misakiensis genome:
- a CDS encoding class I SAM-dependent methyltransferase, translated as MQRAALTILSIALLCWSCGSNESKTEEQKEPVIKLNEGPKPESIANQLEPKIEDVERTEWQNPELILNFIGDLESKTVADVGAGAGYFTFKLARTAEKVIALDIDPKALEYIESQKEIVGDWSSNIEARLTPPDVPNLLNEEVDLVLIVNTYSYIPNKETYFPRLLEGIKPGGKLIIVDFKVEDIPVGPANEFKTAPKDVRAALRKAKFKGIDINEKNLKYQYIISAEKR; from the coding sequence ATGCAAAGGGCAGCGCTTACCATATTATCCATCGCCTTATTATGTTGGTCATGTGGGTCCAATGAATCGAAAACTGAGGAGCAGAAGGAGCCTGTCATTAAACTTAACGAAGGACCCAAACCTGAGTCAATAGCCAATCAACTAGAGCCTAAAATCGAAGATGTTGAAAGAACAGAATGGCAAAACCCAGAGTTGATTTTAAACTTTATTGGTGATTTAGAAAGTAAAACCGTAGCTGATGTTGGGGCCGGCGCAGGCTACTTCACCTTTAAATTGGCACGAACTGCCGAAAAGGTAATCGCTTTAGATATAGACCCAAAGGCACTTGAATATATTGAGAGCCAAAAAGAAATCGTTGGAGATTGGTCAAGTAATATAGAGGCTAGATTAACGCCACCCGATGTGCCAAACCTTCTAAATGAGGAGGTAGACCTAGTGCTCATCGTTAACACTTACAGCTATATCCCAAACAAAGAAACCTACTTTCCGCGCCTTCTAGAGGGTATAAAACCAGGTGGTAAGCTGATCATCGTCGACTTTAAAGTTGAAGATATACCAGTAGGTCCTGCAAATGAATTTAAAACTGCACCAAAAGATGTAAGAGCGGCTTTGAGAAAGGCCAAGTTTAAAGGAATTGATATCAACGAGAAAAACCTCAAATATCAATACATTATAAGTGCTGAAAAACGATAA
- a CDS encoding 4a-hydroxytetrahydrobiopterin dehydratase: MWEEKDNKLTRTFEFSDFVTAFGFMTRVAIAAEKIDHHPNWSNVYNKVVIELTTHDAGNIVTDNDRKLAKIIDGLV, encoded by the coding sequence ATGTGGGAAGAAAAAGACAACAAACTGACGAGAACATTCGAATTCAGTGATTTTGTAACTGCATTCGGTTTTATGACTAGAGTGGCTATTGCAGCAGAAAAAATAGACCATCACCCCAATTGGTCGAATGTTTACAACAAGGTCGTTATAGAGTTAACCACACATGACGCGGGAAATATTGTTACCGATAATGATCGTAAATTAGCTAAGATCATCGATGGCTTGGTTTAA
- the rsmI gene encoding 16S rRNA (cytidine(1402)-2'-O)-methyltransferase, with amino-acid sequence MAEKTNLFLVPTPIGNLEDITIRSLNVLKEVDVILAEDTRTSGKLLKHHEISKPLQSYHIFNEHKAAEKLVERMTAGETFALISDAGTPAISDPGFLLVREAIKADLIVNCLPGATAFVPALVNSGLPSDKFTFEGFLPHKKGRQTRLKKLAEEERTIILYESPHRLIKSLEQLKEFLGDRQASVSRELTKMFEETVRGSISEIISHFSEKGVKGEFVIVIAGKE; translated from the coding sequence ATGGCTGAAAAGACAAATCTATTTCTTGTACCAACCCCTATTGGCAACTTAGAAGATATTACCATTCGTTCGCTGAATGTGCTCAAAGAAGTGGACGTAATTCTGGCTGAGGATACTCGTACCTCAGGAAAACTCTTGAAGCACCACGAAATTAGTAAGCCACTACAGAGTTACCACATCTTCAATGAACACAAAGCGGCCGAAAAGCTAGTAGAACGCATGACCGCTGGCGAAACATTTGCCTTAATCTCCGATGCTGGTACGCCTGCCATATCTGACCCGGGATTCTTACTAGTTCGAGAAGCTATTAAAGCAGATTTAATTGTCAATTGCCTCCCTGGCGCCACGGCTTTTGTTCCTGCCTTAGTCAATTCAGGCTTACCTTCAGATAAATTTACATTTGAAGGCTTTTTACCTCATAAGAAAGGTCGTCAAACACGACTGAAAAAACTGGCTGAGGAGGAAAGAACAATCATCCTCTACGAATCTCCACATCGATTGATTAAGAGTTTAGAGCAACTAAAAGAGTTCTTGGGCGATCGGCAAGCATCAGTTTCAAGAGAACTCACCAAGATGTTTGAAGAAACGGTACGTGGCTCAATATCAGAAATCATCTCCCATTTCTCCGAAAAAGGGGTAAAAGGTGAGTTCGTTATAGTGATAGCGGGAAAAGAGTAG
- a CDS encoding aminotransferase class V-fold PLP-dependent enzyme: MDRRDLLKYSFSGLTATALMGSGLREAYLEKIEKVGFKLTSKANDEDYWKLVKSEFTMHEGLYYFNNASLGPCPKLVVDATNEFRALLDGFPSRYMWGGWQDEKEAVRQKVADMFSADKEEIALIHNTTEGMNIMAHSMELGPGDEVILADHEHPSGTVPWVHWQEIRGFKIVRPKLPILPQSKEEIVEVYRKAITPKTKVISMVHGTNTNGMILPVKEVSQMAHERGILVGVDAAQTAGTFEIDLHDLECDFYAGSAHKFMFAPKGTGILYAKKDSQKYLKPLIVSRAHFRDPSIRRLENYNTRNYPEMLGMGTAVDYYNLIGGEKREARLRELKAYFRGQIESDDRFKLKTPGANDLSCAIQNVEVVGKKATDVKKVLFDQFMIDCRPISGFDINGIRISLSVFTTKADVDYLVESLKSV, encoded by the coding sequence ATGGATCGGAGAGACCTTTTAAAATATAGCTTTTCTGGACTGACTGCGACTGCATTGATGGGGTCAGGTTTGAGAGAAGCATATCTTGAGAAAATAGAGAAAGTAGGCTTTAAACTAACTTCGAAAGCTAACGATGAGGACTATTGGAAACTGGTAAAAAGTGAATTTACCATGCACGAGGGTCTTTATTATTTCAATAATGCATCGCTAGGCCCGTGCCCCAAATTAGTGGTAGACGCTACCAATGAATTTAGGGCCTTGTTAGATGGTTTTCCATCGAGGTATATGTGGGGAGGTTGGCAAGACGAAAAAGAGGCCGTTCGCCAAAAGGTGGCTGATATGTTTTCTGCTGATAAAGAGGAAATCGCTTTAATTCATAATACCACTGAGGGCATGAACATTATGGCTCATTCTATGGAGTTAGGGCCTGGTGATGAAGTAATTCTTGCCGATCATGAACATCCTAGTGGTACCGTTCCTTGGGTGCATTGGCAAGAAATAAGAGGCTTTAAAATTGTCCGGCCAAAACTACCTATTCTACCTCAGTCTAAGGAAGAAATAGTAGAAGTCTATCGGAAAGCGATTACGCCAAAGACCAAGGTTATTTCTATGGTTCATGGAACCAACACTAATGGTATGATTTTGCCCGTTAAAGAGGTGAGTCAAATGGCTCATGAGCGAGGGATTTTAGTGGGAGTAGATGCAGCGCAAACCGCTGGTACTTTTGAAATAGACTTACACGATCTGGAATGTGATTTCTATGCTGGAAGTGCTCATAAGTTTATGTTTGCGCCGAAAGGAACGGGCATTTTGTATGCTAAAAAGGACTCACAGAAGTATTTGAAGCCGTTAATTGTGTCTCGCGCACACTTCAGAGATCCTTCTATCAGGCGATTGGAGAATTATAATACGAGAAACTACCCTGAAATGCTTGGTATGGGTACAGCAGTTGATTATTACAACTTAATCGGTGGAGAAAAGCGTGAAGCTCGATTGAGAGAATTGAAGGCTTATTTTAGAGGACAAATTGAATCGGATGATCGATTTAAGTTGAAAACCCCTGGTGCCAATGATTTATCGTGTGCGATTCAAAATGTTGAAGTTGTTGGTAAGAAGGCTACTGATGTAAAAAAAGTGCTTTTTGATCAATTTATGATCGATTGCCGACCGATTAGTGGATTTGATATTAACGGTATAAGGATTTCTCTGTCTGTTTTTACAACTAAAGCCGATGTAGATTATTTGGTAGAATCCTTAAAGTCGGTCTAG
- a CDS encoding inositol monophosphatase family protein produces the protein MQKLLQDVIVLVKETGEFIRQESRKFDESKIEYKGKNDLVSYVDKEAEKRLVKGLSEVLPGSGFIAEEGTSKHQSDIYNWIIDPLDGTTNFTHGLPIYSISVALLKRGQLAMGIVYEINRDECFHALKGEGAFLNHAPIKVSEVKTLEKSLLATGFPYYNFDQMRQYLTIINEFMQTTHGLRRMGSAAVDLAYTACGRFEGFFEYNLNAWDVAAGALIVQEAGGIVTDFKGNDDFLFGREIVAGNITQPEMLNTIQKHWK, from the coding sequence ATGCAGAAGTTGCTCCAAGACGTAATAGTGCTCGTAAAGGAAACTGGCGAGTTTATTAGGCAAGAATCTAGAAAGTTCGACGAATCAAAAATCGAATATAAAGGGAAGAATGATTTGGTCTCTTATGTGGATAAAGAGGCCGAAAAGCGATTGGTAAAAGGTTTGTCTGAAGTACTTCCTGGAAGTGGTTTTATTGCGGAAGAAGGAACTTCCAAACATCAATCAGATATCTATAATTGGATCATTGACCCCCTAGATGGTACCACCAATTTCACCCATGGCTTGCCGATATATTCCATTTCTGTTGCCTTATTAAAGCGCGGCCAATTGGCGATGGGTATCGTCTACGAAATTAATAGGGATGAATGTTTCCACGCACTCAAAGGCGAAGGCGCTTTTCTAAACCACGCGCCTATCAAAGTTTCGGAGGTAAAAACGCTTGAGAAATCGTTACTAGCCACTGGTTTTCCATACTATAATTTCGATCAAATGCGGCAGTACCTGACCATCATCAACGAATTTATGCAAACCACGCATGGATTAAGAAGGATGGGCAGTGCCGCTGTGGATTTGGCTTATACGGCATGCGGTAGGTTCGAAGGTTTCTTTGAATATAATTTGAATGCATGGGATGTAGCCGCTGGCGCACTTATAGTACAAGAAGCAGGAGGGATTGTCACTGATTTCAAAGGCAATGATGATTTTCTATTTGGCAGAGAAATAGTGGCCGGCAATATTACCCAACCAGAAATGCTCAACACCATTCAAAAACACTGGAAATAA
- a CDS encoding WD40 repeat domain-containing protein: MRLFLSLVVLSFSTYSFSQVKTYEGYPLGVHIVAFSPDGAKLLIGSGARELTMHIFDVEKEERVATIGRQEGGIAFANWLPTEGKFYTSGKDSLKIWSGTDSYELYDFGACDYEGELIAHPEGKLYAIACDKKAYVLDSEMVKKFEVELDEIYSTGAISPNADELVIATVLDEMMIINTNDQSIERSELEGLAKQLNYLSPNELMIVDYYIFKSDEPYVRFLNKKTGEETNFTDDAKFLLAQKIPNKNLVISTHSGGHVKLFKKDGTLVKDFGQLGSFPLSLDVSNDGSKAAVGLLSRLVVIDLSDF, from the coding sequence ATGAGACTCTTTTTAAGCCTAGTCGTACTATCATTCTCAACTTACAGCTTCAGTCAGGTCAAAACTTATGAAGGTTATCCTTTAGGCGTGCACATCGTGGCCTTTTCTCCCGATGGAGCAAAACTCTTGATCGGTAGTGGTGCTCGTGAATTAACTATGCACATTTTCGATGTAGAAAAAGAGGAAAGAGTTGCTACCATTGGCCGACAAGAAGGTGGAATAGCTTTTGCCAATTGGCTCCCGACTGAAGGAAAATTCTATACTTCCGGAAAAGACTCCTTAAAAATATGGTCTGGTACAGACTCCTACGAGCTTTACGATTTTGGTGCATGTGACTATGAAGGTGAATTGATCGCTCACCCAGAAGGAAAACTATATGCAATTGCCTGTGATAAAAAGGCTTATGTATTAGATAGCGAAATGGTGAAGAAATTTGAGGTAGAGCTCGATGAAATCTATTCAACAGGAGCAATTTCACCAAATGCTGATGAGCTGGTCATTGCCACAGTGTTGGATGAAATGATGATTATAAATACAAATGATCAGTCTATCGAACGAAGCGAGCTAGAGGGTTTGGCAAAGCAGCTAAACTACCTTTCACCTAATGAATTAATGATCGTTGACTATTACATTTTTAAATCGGATGAACCCTACGTAAGGTTTTTAAACAAAAAGACGGGCGAGGAAACCAACTTTACCGACGATGCAAAATTTTTGCTTGCCCAAAAGATACCAAACAAAAACCTTGTTATATCAACACACTCTGGTGGCCATGTAAAACTATTCAAGAAAGACGGAACCCTAGTAAAAGACTTTGGTCAGTTAGGTAGCTTCCCACTATCATTAGATGTATCAAATGATGGTTCCAAAGCGGCAGTGGGTTTGCTTAGTCGACTGGTTGTGATAGATTTGTCTGACTTTTGA
- a CDS encoding FeoB-associated Cys-rich membrane protein, whose protein sequence is MQEILVVILFITAAIFMGRKIYMKYKAPSGCASAGCDACAPTKKSVKLPEHFKSYFY, encoded by the coding sequence ATGCAAGAAATTTTAGTTGTCATACTCTTTATAACCGCCGCCATATTTATGGGTAGGAAGATTTATATGAAGTATAAAGCCCCAAGCGGATGTGCCTCGGCAGGTTGTGACGCTTGCGCCCCTACTAAAAAGTCCGTAAAGCTTCCTGAGCACTTTAAGTCCTATTTTTACTAA
- a CDS encoding TlpA family protein disulfide reductase produces the protein MKRSLSVLYTLLVVVSTLHAQSPSNNTIIVSLKRLTGPGPLSQSISPFKPIPTDSTERFYGLHEQAKNDLPTGFESLTIGTLTTDFPQMAFSAIKRGVLDSVKYYAGWFSDDTPKQLSRMTSNYVDTEVSLAFGEIEGKSYLIIDSDNDESFLGEKIIDVPVPKGDYSSLIEPTIYAASVEKLINRQIVQDSAYFVILKLPVMVGIGTSEHRYGKISLDGEEKYIYLNNGFYGIQYRKELIEAIVTDTPFDGSIEQRGLLNGQKLEEEDIFRTAKHAYRLMDIDENGTQLTLEKLPLSEVTVGTQIGLIAPDIKGWTLTDALYTLNNKKVKLLDFWGTWCAPCISEIPYLKDAQLLFGAENFEIVSIASDTKQKVTPFIKKRGMNWTHMMESDAGNVVKDFKVSGYPSTFLLSEENKIIMKDTELRGPKLITNLIEVFGLSAEVVQKRLNQGNVIISIENDEYFSIEIESEFIDDKVTFYQLDKDSNTLQRGFNAGPGEYTLGINAKKANSQMSRLIVRTIKVTDEPNQIIKISLKK, from the coding sequence ATGAAAAGATCATTATCTGTATTATACACCTTATTGGTCGTCGTTAGTACGCTCCATGCACAGTCACCTTCTAACAACACAATTATTGTTAGCCTTAAAAGATTGACTGGCCCCGGGCCATTATCTCAGAGTATAAGCCCATTTAAGCCTATACCAACAGACTCAACAGAAAGATTTTATGGACTTCATGAACAAGCCAAAAATGATTTGCCAACTGGTTTTGAATCACTAACCATAGGTACACTAACAACTGACTTTCCACAAATGGCTTTCTCTGCCATTAAAAGAGGTGTACTCGATTCAGTAAAGTATTATGCTGGTTGGTTCTCTGATGATACGCCAAAACAGTTATCTAGAATGACTTCGAATTATGTAGATACTGAAGTTTCTCTTGCATTTGGCGAAATAGAAGGTAAATCCTATCTCATAATAGACAGTGATAATGATGAGAGCTTTTTAGGGGAAAAAATTATTGATGTTCCAGTACCGAAAGGTGATTATAGTAGCTTAATCGAGCCTACTATTTATGCTGCAAGTGTTGAAAAGCTCATTAATCGACAAATTGTTCAGGATTCCGCTTATTTTGTAATATTAAAATTACCAGTAATGGTTGGTATTGGTACAAGTGAGCATCGCTATGGAAAAATCTCATTGGATGGAGAGGAGAAATACATCTACTTAAACAATGGCTTTTATGGGATTCAATACCGAAAAGAGCTAATTGAAGCTATTGTCACAGATACTCCCTTCGATGGTTCCATTGAACAACGAGGTCTTCTTAACGGACAGAAACTAGAAGAAGAAGATATTTTTAGAACTGCTAAACATGCATATCGCTTGATGGATATCGATGAAAATGGCACACAACTCACTTTAGAAAAACTTCCCTTATCAGAAGTAACAGTCGGTACACAGATTGGACTAATTGCACCCGACATAAAGGGTTGGACATTGACTGATGCATTATATACTCTGAATAACAAAAAAGTAAAGCTCTTAGATTTTTGGGGTACATGGTGTGCTCCCTGCATTTCTGAGATTCCTTATTTAAAAGATGCCCAACTTCTTTTTGGTGCCGAGAACTTCGAGATTGTAAGTATCGCATCAGATACCAAGCAAAAAGTTACTCCCTTTATCAAAAAGAGGGGAATGAATTGGACGCACATGATGGAGTCTGATGCAGGTAACGTTGTGAAAGACTTTAAAGTCTCTGGCTACCCATCTACTTTTTTATTATCCGAAGAGAATAAAATAATCATGAAGGACACTGAATTGAGGGGACCAAAACTTATAACAAACCTCATTGAAGTCTTTGGTCTATCCGCTGAAGTCGTCCAGAAAAGATTGAATCAAGGCAACGTAATCATTTCAATAGAAAACGATGAATATTTTTCAATAGAAATAGAGTCAGAGTTCATAGACGACAAAGTCACATTCTATCAATTAGATAAAGATTCAAATACGCTACAAAGAGGATTCAATGCAGGCCCTGGAGAATACACGCTAGGAATAAATGCTAAAAAAGCCAATTCTCAAATGAGCCGGTTAATCGTTCGAACCATCAAGGTCACCGACGAGCCAAATCAAATAATTAAGATCTCCCTAAAAAAGTAA